One genomic region from Cinclus cinclus chromosome 22, bCinCin1.1, whole genome shotgun sequence encodes:
- the DHX33 gene encoding LOW QUALITY PROTEIN: ATP-dependent RNA helicase DHX33 (The sequence of the model RefSeq protein was modified relative to this genomic sequence to represent the inferred CDS: inserted 2 bases in 1 codon) yields MAVASGLQLPGCSARRRAMTSSRRQGAAXTGRERSERRLAMARDSEGPPAKRFKAATPGTQPQSSAPPAHVQRRSLPIYGARGPLLARLRRLDTAVLIGETGSGKTTQLPQYLYEVGIGHPGVIAVTQPRRVAAVTLAARVAEERRTELGRLVGYTVRFDDCSCAETRIRFLTDGMLLREAIGDPLLHKYSVVILDEAHERTIHTDVLFGVVKAAQKRRKERGLRPLKVIIMSATMDVDLFSQYFSGAPVIYLEGRQHPIEIFYTKERQSDYQQAALVSIFQIHQETPACQDILVFLTGQEEIEAMTKTCRDIAQHLPEGCPRMTVLPLYASLPHSQQLRAFKPSPEGCRKVILSTNIAETSITIAGIKFVVDTGMVKAKKYSPETGLEVLAVQQVSKAQAWQRTGRAGRQESGICYRLYTEEDFEKFDEMTTPEIQRCNLASVVLQLLALKIPNVLTFDFMSKPSPDAIQAAVDQLDLLGAVTQKEGQLVLTPLGKKMAAFPLDPKFSKAILLSPKFHCAEEILTIVSLLSVDSVLHNPPGQRDEVQAVRKKFISSEGDHLTLLNVYRAYKNVSGHKGWCRENFINGRNMKLMAEVRAQLRDICVKLSMPLESCRGDSGSVRRCLAHGLFMNAAELRPDGSYGTVDSHQLVAIHPSSVLFHCKPACVVYNGLLRTNKCYMRDLCVVDAEWLHEAAPDYFRRKLRTAKN; encoded by the exons ATGGCGGTGGCGTCGGGACTACAACTCCCAGGGTGCTCCGCGCGGCGTCGCGCGATGACGTCATCGCGGCGCCAGGGAGCGGC GACGGGACGGGAGCGGAGCGAACGGCGACTGGCGATGGCTCGGGACAGCGAGGGGCCTCCGGCCAAGCGGTTCAAGGCGGCGACCCCCGGCACGCAGCCCCAGAGCTCCGCGCCGCCCGCACACGTGCAGCGCCGCTCCCTGCCCATCTACGGAGCCCGCGGGCCGCTGCTGGCCCGGCTCCGCCGCCTCGACACCGCCGTCCTCATCG GAGAAACAGGCTCAGGGAAGACCACTCAGCTCCCTCAGTACCTGTACGAAGTCGGGATTGGCCACCCTGGTGTGATTGCTGTGACCCAGCCCCGCAGGGTGGCAGCTGTCACCCTGGCTGCCAGAGTCGCTGAGGAGAggaggacagagctggggaggcTG GTTGGCTACACCGTGCGCTTCGACGATTGTTCGTGTGCCGAGACCAGGATCCGGTTCCTGACGGATGGGATGCTGCTCCGAGAGGCCATCGGGGACCCTCTGCTGCACAAGTACAGCGTGGTCATCCTGGACGAGGCCCACGAGAGGACAATCCACACGGATGTGCTCTTTGGAGTGGTCAAAGCCGCACAAAAGAGGCGAAAGGAGCGGGGCCTGCGGCCACTGAAA GTGATCATCATGTCAGCCACGATGGATGTTGACCTGTTCTCCCAGTACTTCAGTGGAGCTCCTGTCATCTATCTGGAAGGCCGGCAGCATCCCATTGAGATCTTTTACACCAAGGAGAGGCAGAGTGACTACCAGCAGGCAGCACTGGTGTCCATCTTCCAAATCCACCAG GAAACCCCTGCGTGCCAGGACATACTGGTATTCCTGACTGGTCAGGAAGAAATTGAAGCAATGACCAAAACCTGTCGAGACATTGCCCAGCATCTTCCTGAGGGCTGCCCACGGATGACAGTGCTGCCCCTTTATGCTTCTCTGCCCCATTCCCAGCAGCTCCGTGCCTTTAAACCCAGCCCTGAG GGCTGTCGCAAAGTGATCCTCTCCACCAACATCGCAGAAACCTCCATCACCATTGCAGGGATAAAATTCGTTGTGGACACAGGCATGGTCAAAGCCAAGAAGTACAGCCCTG AAACTGGCCTGGAAGTGCTGGCAGTGCAGCAGGTGTCCAAGGCTCAGGCTTGGCAGCGCACggggagagcagggagacaGGAGAGTGGGATCTGCTACCGGCTCTACACAGAGGAGGACTTTGAGAAGTTTGATGAAATGACAACACCTGAGATACAGAG GTGTAACCTGGCCAGTGTGGTGCTTCAGCTCTTGGCCCTGAAAATTCCCAATGTGCTCACCTTTGACTTCATGTCCAAACCATCTCCTG ATGCTATTCAAGCAGCAGTTGATCAGCTGgacctgctgggagctgtgacCCAAAAGGAAGGTCAGCTTGTCCTGACCCCCCTGGGAAAGAAAATGGCAGCGTTTCCACTGGACCCAAAGTTCTCCAAG GCCATCCTTCTGTCCCCCAAGTTCCACTGTGCAGAGGAGATCCTGACCATCGTGTCACTGTTATCAGTGGACAGTGTCCTCCACAACCCCCCTGGCCAGCGTGATGAGGTACAAGCTGTCAGGAAGAAATTCATCTCCAGTGAGGGGGATCACCTGACCCTGCTCAACGTGTACAGGGCCTACAAGAACGTCAGTGGGCACAAG ggatggtgCAGAGAGAACTTTATCAACGGCAGGAACATGAAGCTGATGGCAGAAGTCAGAGCTCAGCTCAGGGACATTTGTGTGAAG CTGTCGATGCCGCTGGAGTCGTGCCGCGGGGACAGCGGGAGCGTGCGGCGCTGCCTGGCCCACGGCCTGTTCATGAACGCGGCCGAGCTGCGGCCCGACGGCTCCTACGGCACCGTGGACTCGCACCAGCTGGTGGCCATCCACCCCTCCTCGGTGCTGTTCCACTGCAAGCCAGCCTGCGTGGTGTACAACGGGCTGCTGCGCACCAACAAGTGCTACATGCGTGACCTGTGCGTGGTGGATGCGGAGTGGCTGCACGAGGCTGCGCCCGACTACTTCCGCAGGAAACTCCGGACGGCCAAAAACTGA
- the DERL2 gene encoding derlin-2 isoform X1 has translation MAYQTFRQEYLQVPPVTRAYTTACVLTTAAVQLELITPFQLYFNPELIFKHFQIWRLITNYLFFGPVGFNFLFNMIFLYRYCRMLEEGSFRGRTADFVFMFLFGGLLMTLFGLFVNLVFLGQAFTIMLVYVWSRRNPYVRMNFFGLLIFQAPFLPWVLMGFSLLLGNSIIVDLLGIAVGHIYFFLEDVFPNQPGGGRLLRTPSVLKAIFDTPEDDPNYNPLPEERPGGFAWGEGQRLGG, from the exons ATGGCGTACCAGACGTTCCGGCAGGAGTACCTGCAGGTGCCGCCCGTGACCCGGGCCTACACCACCGCCTGCGTCCTCACCACTGCCGCCGTG CAATTAGAACTTATCACGCCCTTCCAGCTGTATTTCAACCCTGAGTTAATATTTAAGCACTTTCAA ATATGGAGGTTAATCACAAACTACTTGTTCTTTGGACCAGTtggctttaattttttatttaatatgatCTTTCT ATACCGGTACTGCCGCATGCTCGAGGAAGGCTCTTTCAGGGGTCGGACGGCAGATTTTGTATTTATGTTCCTTTTTGGAGGACTTTTAATGACt CTTTTTGGGCTGTTTGTGAACTTGGTGTTCCTGGGCCAGGCATTCACCATCATGCTGGTGTATGTCTGGAGCCGCAGGAATCCTTATGTCCGAATGAACTTCTTTGGTCTCCTCATCTTCCAAGCCCCATTTCTACCCTGGGTGTTGATGGGCTTCTCACTGCTTTTGGGCAACTCCATCATTGTGGATCTCCTGG GCATTGCTGTTGggcatatatattttttcttagagGATGTCTTTCCCAATCAGCCTGGTGGTGGGAGGCTCCTAAGAACACCGTCTGTCCT GAAAGCCATATTCGACACGCCGGAGGATGACCCGAATTACAACCCCTTGCCCGAGGAGCGGCCAGGGGGGTTTGCCTGGGGAGAGGGGCAGCGCCTTGGGGGATAA
- the DERL2 gene encoding derlin-2 isoform X2 yields the protein MAYQTFRQEYLQVPPVTRAYTTACVLTTAAQLELITPFQLYFNPELIFKHFQIWRLITNYLFFGPVGFNFLFNMIFLYRYCRMLEEGSFRGRTADFVFMFLFGGLLMTLFGLFVNLVFLGQAFTIMLVYVWSRRNPYVRMNFFGLLIFQAPFLPWVLMGFSLLLGNSIIVDLLGIAVGHIYFFLEDVFPNQPGGGRLLRTPSVLKAIFDTPEDDPNYNPLPEERPGGFAWGEGQRLGG from the exons ATGGCGTACCAGACGTTCCGGCAGGAGTACCTGCAGGTGCCGCCCGTGACCCGGGCCTACACCACCGCCTGCGTCCTCACCACTGCCGCC CAATTAGAACTTATCACGCCCTTCCAGCTGTATTTCAACCCTGAGTTAATATTTAAGCACTTTCAA ATATGGAGGTTAATCACAAACTACTTGTTCTTTGGACCAGTtggctttaattttttatttaatatgatCTTTCT ATACCGGTACTGCCGCATGCTCGAGGAAGGCTCTTTCAGGGGTCGGACGGCAGATTTTGTATTTATGTTCCTTTTTGGAGGACTTTTAATGACt CTTTTTGGGCTGTTTGTGAACTTGGTGTTCCTGGGCCAGGCATTCACCATCATGCTGGTGTATGTCTGGAGCCGCAGGAATCCTTATGTCCGAATGAACTTCTTTGGTCTCCTCATCTTCCAAGCCCCATTTCTACCCTGGGTGTTGATGGGCTTCTCACTGCTTTTGGGCAACTCCATCATTGTGGATCTCCTGG GCATTGCTGTTGggcatatatattttttcttagagGATGTCTTTCCCAATCAGCCTGGTGGTGGGAGGCTCCTAAGAACACCGTCTGTCCT GAAAGCCATATTCGACACGCCGGAGGATGACCCGAATTACAACCCCTTGCCCGAGGAGCGGCCAGGGGGGTTTGCCTGGGGAGAGGGGCAGCGCCTTGGGGGATAA
- the MIS12 gene encoding protein MIS12 homolog has product MSVNPMAYETQFFGFTPQTCMLRIYFAFQDYLFEMMLVVEGVMLKKLDSIPGCKIRPPQIRKCTEKFLLFMREHFDNLFATMEEVMLQLVLNIPKNVLLPEDRVQEQYPYSKEEFQALQDELQQLQQQCRAEAALEQALRAELEEQKAVTAELEKILQCFDGLENICREHGTGNFKESFALLTKSSKKLQDVLKDIEEKSKKIKQHDRLV; this is encoded by the coding sequence ATGTCGGTGAATCCCATGGCCTACGAGACGCAGTTCTTCGGGTTCACGCCCCAGACGTGCATGTTGCGCATCTACTTCGCCTTCCAGGACTACCTCTTCGAAATGATGCTGGTGGTGGAGGGCGTGATGCTGAAGAAGCTGGACAGCATTCCCGGCTGCAAAATCAGACCTCCCCAGATCCGGAAATGCACCGAGAAATTCCTGCTCTTCATGAGGGAGCACTTCGATAATCTCTTCGCTACAATGGAAGAAGTGAtgctgcagctggtgctgaacATCCCCAAGAACGTGCTGCTGCCCGAGGACAGGGTGCAGGAGCAGTATCCCTACAGCAAGGAGGAGTTCCAGGCGCTGCAGGacgagctgcagcagctgcagcagcagtgcagggcagaGGCGGCCCTGGAGCAGGCGCTGcgagcagagctggaggagcagaaagCGGTCACGGCCGAGCTGGAGAAGATTTTGCAGTGCTTTGACGGGCTTGAGAACATCTGCAGGGAGCACGGGACCGGCAACTTCAAGGAAAGCTTTGCCCTCCTGACAAAGAGCTCCAAGAAACTGCAGGATGTGCTGAAAGATATTGAGGAgaagagcaaaaaaataaagcagcatgATCGGTTAGTGTAA